The uncultured Methanobrevibacter sp. genome segment AATTTAATGGAGTTTGCCATGGAATCCATCAGACTATGGTTGTCGCACTGAACTAAAATGTATTGTGTAGCATTACCTGCAATCGCCATATCATGATATTCAATATCTCCATAAGTGTTTTCATCTCCAAAGTGTATAACTGTGGCATTATTTATATCGTTAATGCTTACGGATGAACTATTTTTGGCCATATCCTTATAATACTTAATCAATTCGTCTTTTGCGTTATTTTTTGTTTGGAAATATGCAACATTAATTTTTTTATCATCGTCCTTGTAAGATTTTGATAATGTTATATTGTCAGTGGCATTGCCGTCTGTTTTTTCAAAGTTTATATCTTTTGGAACATCCATTTTGAAATAGGAATCAAAATCATATTCTTTTAAATTATTATTGTCAATAGCAAATCCAGCATTTGCAGTTAATAGCATGGCTATTGCTATTATTCCAATGAACAGTATGTTTTTTCTATCGAATTTCATAAATTTATTTTATTGAAAAAAATATTTAAATTTTTTTCAAGTGGTTTTGATTATTTTCAATAAAAAATAATTGTAAATTAAGAATGGTACGGTCTGATTTAGATTATTATCTTTTAAAACAATTAATAAAATAGTTATAAATATTAATATAAAATTTCAATTCATTTAATATAAAATTAGAACAATTGTGAATTTGTGTATTGATCTCGTTTTGAGGTCAAAAATAATAAACTATATATATTTAGGAATGCCTAAATATTAATTAGGTGATATAATGGTTAAAAGAGAAATTTTTGATTTTGCAAATCAGCATAAAAGCGCACTTATTTTCGCAGCAGGTTTTGCTACTGCAGTCGTTGGTAAAAAGATATTGGAGTCAAAAGTTGTAAAAGACACTGCTACTGATTGTGTTGCAGGGGTAATGGCATTAAAACAGGATGCCGAAGATAGGGTTTCAGAAATAAAAGAGGATGCTGAAGCACAACTTGAAGAAGAAGATGATGAAAAAAAATTAATTGAAGTAGAAGATGAGGAAGAGGAAAAACCTAAAAAATCTTCTAAAAAATCCAAAAAATCTAAAAAATAATTCTTAAATGTGGTGGCCATGTTAGGTGGGGGGATTGTGTCTCTTTTAAAAACATGGCATTCATTGATTTTTGTGTGGCTTTTTTATACAAAAATCTCAAATAACTAATTTTATATCTGAATAAATTTTAATATTAACTTATGTTAAGTAATGATTCATCAGATAATGTTGACATAATGCTTCAAAATCCAAAAAAAGCATTAATTAAAATGTCAATGCCCCTTATTGTTTCATTGCTTATTTCTAGTTTCTATAATCTGATTGATGCTGCATGGGTTTCGGGTCTGGGTGCTGATGCCCTTGCAGGTGTGGGATTTTTCACACCTGTATTTATGGTTCTGGTCGGTTTTGGAAATGGTCTTGGTGCGGGTGCCGCTTTTGCAATTTCAAAATATTTGGGCGAAGAAAATAAGATTAAAGCGGATAATGCATCAATGCATTCAATATTTCTGGATATCATAGTTTCCATAATCTTAACAATAATACTGTTGCTTTTATTGAATCCAATATTAAATTCAATGGGTGCAGGTTCAACAATTGGCTATGCAGCAGATTATGGAAACATTATTTTAATCGGCTCAATTTTTATCATCCTTTCAAATGCATTGTATGGTATTTTCAGGGGTGAAGGAGATACAACACGTCCAATGTATGCAATGGTTGCATCAGCCATTTTGAATATGATTTTGGACCCTATATTTATTTACACATTGAATATGGGCGTTAAAGGTGCGGCTATCGCTACAATTATCTCATCAATAGTTGTAATCTTGATTTTATTGTATTGGTTTTATGTTAAAAAGGACACATTCTTAAAGCCGTACTTGGTTAATTTTAAGTTTAAGGCGGATATTTCAAAAGATATTGTCAAGGTTGGAATTCCTGCAAGTATTCAGCTTTTAAACAACGCATTTTTTGCAGCCGTATTTTCCGCACTTTTGGCATATGTGGGATCAACCGATTCAGTAGCGGTTTATTCAACAGGATGGAGAATTGTCACAATTGGAACAACCCCTCTTTTAGCTATTGGAACGGCTTTGATTTCTGTCATTGCTGCCAATTATGGGGCTCAAAATTATAAGAATATTCAGATTGCTCATAGGTATGCAATGAAGGTTTCAATTGTAATTGCATTAATTGTAGCTGTTTTAACCAATGTATTTGCAGGAGATATTGCTCATGTCTTTGCATCAAGCGGTAGCAGTGTCAGAATAGCTTCAGAACTTACAAGCTTTCTATCATGGATAGTGATATATTATCCGACAATGGCTGTAGGTGTCGCTTCAACTTATGTTTTCCAGGGAATTGGAAAAGGATTGACTGCAATGTTTCAAACAATCATGAGGGAAACAGGTTTTACAATACTTTTTGCAGTTTTATTTGGTGTCATTTTAGGTTATGGTGTATGGGGGGCTTGGATGGGTATCGTTTTGGGTGAAATAGTCTCAAACAATATTACGATGGTCTGGGCTGACTGGCAGATAAAAAGATTAATGGATATTAATGGTTAGACACCATTAATATCTTTCAAATAGATTACTTCATCACAGATTCTATCGACCAAAGGCATATCATGACTTACAAGTAGCATTCCCATATTTCTGTTTTTAACAATTTCAATAACTGATGTCAGGATTTGCACTTGTGTTATTGCATCAAGCATGGTGGTCATTTCATCTGCGATTATGAATTTTGTTTTTGGATTCAGGGCTCTTAAAACGGAAAATCTCTGTAGCTCTCCTCCGGATAGTTCCTGCGGAAACCTTGTAAGCCATGATTTCTGAATACCGAATTCAGATAATAGATAGTCATCAGGCATCCATGATTCATCCAATACTTCCTTCATTTTCCATTTTGGATTCATTACTTTTTCAGGGTGCTGATATATTAATTGAACTGGACAGAATTCCTTTTTGGGCAGTTTTTGACCATCCAATGTAACGTTGCCTTCGAATTTATTAACATATCCTGATAGAATTTTGCACAATGTTGACTTTCCGCTTCCGCTGTCTCCAACCAAACCTGTGATTTTGGTGTTGTCGAGACTGATGTCAATATCCTTTAGGATGTATTCTTTTGATGAAGGGTATTTAAATGAGATGTTTGTTGCTTTTAGTTCCATTTTTATGCACCTT includes the following:
- a CDS encoding ABC transporter ATP-binding protein, with the protein product MELKATNISFKYPSSKEYILKDIDISLDNTKITGLVGDSGSGKSTLCKILSGYVNKFEGNVTLDGQKLPKKEFCPVQLIYQHPEKVMNPKWKMKEVLDESWMPDDYLLSEFGIQKSWLTRFPQELSGGELQRFSVLRALNPKTKFIIADEMTTMLDAITQVQILTSVIEIVKNRNMGMLLVSHDMPLVDRICDEVIYLKDINGV
- a CDS encoding MATE family efflux transporter, encoding MLSNDSSDNVDIMLQNPKKALIKMSMPLIVSLLISSFYNLIDAAWVSGLGADALAGVGFFTPVFMVLVGFGNGLGAGAAFAISKYLGEENKIKADNASMHSIFLDIIVSIILTIILLLLLNPILNSMGAGSTIGYAADYGNIILIGSIFIILSNALYGIFRGEGDTTRPMYAMVASAILNMILDPIFIYTLNMGVKGAAIATIISSIVVILILLYWFYVKKDTFLKPYLVNFKFKADISKDIVKVGIPASIQLLNNAFFAAVFSALLAYVGSTDSVAVYSTGWRIVTIGTTPLLAIGTALISVIAANYGAQNYKNIQIAHRYAMKVSIVIALIVAVLTNVFAGDIAHVFASSGSSVRIASELTSFLSWIVIYYPTMAVGVASTYVFQGIGKGLTAMFQTIMRETGFTILFAVLFGVILGYGVWGAWMGIVLGEIVSNNITMVWADWQIKRLMDING